A single window of Meiothermus sp. DNA harbors:
- the aceE gene encoding pyruvate dehydrogenase (acetyl-transferring), homodimeric type — translation MVEDRELIAARAGLSAEEQIQLEDLENQEWRESLEYVLRTAGRDRVAQLMEMLENYAYRYGVVIHDKVNTPYVNTISKEHEPPYPGDLELEQRIANILRWNTIAIVQQANKKADGIGGHISTYASIAELMEMGFNHFFRGHDSPDRDLVFYQGHMSPGVYARSYLEGRLSEDDLGKFRRELLGGPGRGLSSYPHPWLMPDYWEFPTVSMGLGPLQAIYQARFLRYLEDRGLKPKTSAKVWAFLGDGEQDEPETTGALRVAANEELDNLVFVINANLQRLDGPVRGNSKIIQELEALYRGAGWNVIKVVWGSAWDELFAKDTEGVLLERMEQLVDGESQRYAAYGGKELREKFFNTPALKKLIEGMSDEDLDRLTLSRGGHDNRKIYAAFKAAAEHRGSPTVIIARTVKGYCLGPTAQAKNVAHQVKKLTLEDLREARDHLGIPIPDEELEKTPFYHPGPDSPEVRYMLSRRKALGGLIPERRVREYKLDTPDLAFFDEFLAGSGGREISTTMAFVRMLTKLVRHPAVGKYIVPIVPDEARTFGMEGVISSVGIYSPKGQLYTPVDAGTVTVYRESETGQLLQEGINEAGAMCSFIAAGTAYAHHGIPTIPFYIYYSMFGLQRVGDLVWAAGDQRTKGFLMGATAGRTTLNGEGLQHEDGHSHVLALPVPNMPAYDPAFAYELAVILQDGLKRMYQDGEDIFYYITLMNENYPQPPMPEPREETRQGILKGLYLFQKSELKKPKARVQLLGSGTILNEVIKAAQMLSEYHIAADVWSVTSYKALYYEAIETARFNRLNPSSKARLPYIAQCLNATEGPIVAASDYMKVLPSMVSGYLNRPIHSLGTDGFGRSETREALRDFFEVDAKHVVIAALSALRGEGKVNVNTLTEAIKTLGIDPKREAPHKR, via the coding sequence ATGGTTGAAGACCGCGAACTGATCGCCGCCCGTGCTGGGCTATCTGCCGAAGAGCAGATCCAACTAGAAGACCTCGAGAACCAGGAGTGGCGCGAGAGCCTCGAGTATGTCCTGCGCACCGCCGGGCGTGACCGGGTGGCGCAGCTCATGGAGATGCTCGAGAACTACGCCTATCGCTATGGCGTGGTCATCCACGACAAGGTCAACACCCCCTACGTCAACACCATTTCCAAGGAGCACGAGCCGCCCTACCCAGGTGACCTCGAGCTCGAGCAGCGCATCGCCAACATCCTGCGCTGGAACACCATCGCCATCGTGCAGCAGGCCAACAAGAAGGCCGACGGCATCGGGGGGCACATCTCCACCTACGCCAGCATCGCCGAGCTGATGGAGATGGGCTTCAATCACTTCTTCCGCGGCCACGACTCCCCCGACCGCGACCTGGTCTTCTACCAGGGGCACATGTCGCCGGGGGTGTACGCCCGCAGCTACCTGGAAGGCCGCCTGAGCGAGGACGACCTGGGCAAGTTCCGCCGCGAGCTTTTGGGCGGGCCGGGCCGGGGCCTGTCCAGCTACCCCCACCCCTGGCTGATGCCCGACTACTGGGAGTTCCCTACCGTTAGCATGGGTCTAGGCCCCCTGCAGGCCATCTACCAGGCCCGCTTTTTGCGCTACCTAGAAGACCGCGGCCTCAAGCCCAAGACCAGCGCCAAGGTCTGGGCCTTCCTGGGCGACGGCGAGCAGGACGAGCCCGAGACCACCGGGGCCCTACGGGTCGCGGCCAACGAGGAACTCGACAATCTGGTCTTTGTGATCAACGCCAACCTGCAGCGCCTGGATGGGCCAGTGCGGGGCAACTCCAAGATCATCCAGGAGCTGGAAGCCCTCTACCGCGGGGCCGGCTGGAACGTGATTAAGGTGGTCTGGGGCAGCGCCTGGGACGAGCTTTTTGCCAAGGACACCGAGGGCGTGCTGCTGGAACGCATGGAACAGCTCGTAGACGGCGAGAGCCAGCGCTACGCGGCCTACGGCGGAAAGGAGCTGCGGGAGAAGTTCTTCAACACCCCGGCTCTCAAAAAGCTCATTGAGGGGATGAGCGACGAAGACCTAGACCGCCTGACCCTCTCGCGCGGCGGCCACGACAACCGCAAAATCTACGCCGCCTTCAAGGCCGCCGCCGAGCACCGGGGTTCGCCCACCGTGATCATCGCCCGCACCGTCAAGGGCTACTGCCTGGGCCCCACCGCCCAGGCCAAGAACGTGGCCCACCAGGTCAAGAAGCTCACCCTGGAGGATCTGCGCGAGGCCCGCGACCACCTGGGCATCCCCATCCCCGACGAAGAGCTGGAGAAAACCCCCTTCTACCACCCCGGCCCCGACTCGCCCGAGGTGCGCTACATGCTCTCGCGCCGCAAGGCCCTGGGTGGCCTTATTCCCGAACGCCGGGTGCGCGAGTACAAGCTGGACACCCCCGACCTGGCCTTCTTCGATGAATTCCTGGCGGGCTCCGGGGGGCGGGAAATCTCCACCACCATGGCCTTTGTGCGCATGCTGACCAAGCTGGTGCGCCACCCTGCGGTGGGGAAGTACATCGTGCCCATCGTGCCCGACGAGGCCCGTACCTTCGGCATGGAGGGGGTTATCTCCTCGGTGGGCATCTACTCGCCCAAGGGCCAGCTCTACACCCCTGTAGACGCCGGAACCGTGACCGTCTACCGCGAGTCCGAGACCGGCCAGCTCCTGCAAGAGGGCATCAACGAAGCCGGGGCCATGTGCAGCTTCATCGCTGCCGGCACGGCTTATGCCCATCACGGCATCCCCACCATTCCCTTTTACATCTACTACTCAATGTTTGGCCTACAGCGCGTGGGCGACCTAGTCTGGGCCGCGGGCGACCAGCGCACCAAGGGCTTCTTGATGGGGGCCACTGCCGGGCGCACCACCCTAAACGGCGAAGGCCTGCAGCACGAGGACGGCCACTCCCACGTGCTGGCCCTGCCGGTGCCCAACATGCCCGCCTACGACCCAGCTTTTGCCTACGAGCTGGCCGTCATACTGCAAGACGGGCTTAAACGCATGTACCAGGATGGTGAGGACATCTTCTACTACATCACCCTGATGAACGAGAACTACCCCCAGCCCCCCATGCCCGAGCCGCGCGAAGAAACCCGCCAGGGCATCTTGAAGGGGTTGTATCTGTTCCAAAAAAGCGAGCTGAAAAAACCCAAGGCCCGGGTACAGTTGCTGGGTTCGGGCACCATCCTCAACGAGGTGATCAAAGCGGCCCAGATGCTCTCGGAATACCACATCGCCGCCGATGTGTGGAGCGTAACCAGCTACAAGGCCCTTTACTACGAGGCCATCGAAACGGCCCGCTTCAACCGTCTGAACCCCAGCAGCAAGGCCCGGCTCCCCTACATCGCCCAGTGCCTGAATGCCACCGAGGGCCCCATCGTGGCGGCTTCGGACTACATGAAGGTGCTGCCCTCCATGGTATCGGGCTACCTGAACCGTCCTATTCACAGCCTGGGCACCGACGGGTTCGGGCGCTCCGAGACCCGCGAGGCCCTGCGCGACTTCTTCGAGGTAGACGCCAAGCACGTGGTGATAGCAGCCCTCTCGGCCCTGCGCGGCGAGGGTAAGGTTAACGTCAACACCCTCACCGAGGCCATCAAGACCCTGGGCATTGATCCTAAACGGGAGGCGCCGCACAAACGCTGA
- a CDS encoding ATP phosphoribosyltransferase regulatory subunit has translation MIPEGTRYFLPPEARLRREMEERLFRLLFSWGYEPVELPALELYDPQHTLAERSFKLVDKTGEVLALRSEFTTAVAGLLRSNGRLIPGQPVRLQYAGTLWLREANAELGRSREFSQVGAELVGVSSPQADAEILELAWEALQLIGFPEAKIEVGLPALVRDLLDATGLSEDQKEGLRQAIHRKNSPELEQLLNHYQVHPGLHQALLALPDLYGGREVLEEARRLPLSSKAQADLDWLEAVLALLPEVPLLLDLGRARLLTFYTGLNFQAYTPDFGLPLLGGGRYDGALLPYAAGFALGLERVMEALRLPLSETPPEVLALDRALARRLRAEGRRVELAWTNNLRDLREYALEKGIRWLAVEGQLEEIHSER, from the coding sequence ATGATCCCCGAAGGCACCCGCTACTTTCTGCCGCCCGAGGCCCGTTTGCGCCGCGAGATGGAAGAGCGGTTGTTTCGACTTTTGTTTAGCTGGGGCTACGAGCCGGTAGAGTTGCCCGCGCTCGAGCTCTACGACCCCCAGCACACCCTGGCCGAGCGTTCCTTCAAGCTGGTAGACAAGACCGGCGAGGTGCTGGCCCTGCGCTCGGAGTTCACCACCGCAGTGGCCGGGCTTTTGCGCAGCAACGGCAGGCTTATACCAGGCCAGCCGGTGCGCTTGCAGTACGCCGGAACCCTATGGTTGCGCGAAGCCAACGCCGAACTGGGGCGCAGCCGCGAGTTTAGTCAGGTGGGGGCCGAGTTGGTGGGGGTGAGCAGCCCCCAGGCCGATGCAGAGATCCTCGAGCTGGCCTGGGAAGCCCTGCAACTCATTGGCTTCCCCGAGGCCAAGATCGAAGTGGGGCTGCCTGCCTTGGTACGGGATTTGCTGGATGCCACGGGTTTGAGTGAAGACCAAAAAGAAGGCCTTCGGCAGGCCATTCACCGCAAGAATAGCCCCGAGCTCGAGCAGTTGCTAAACCACTACCAGGTGCATCCCGGCCTGCACCAGGCCCTGCTGGCCCTCCCCGACCTGTACGGCGGGCGCGAGGTGTTGGAAGAGGCCCGCAGGCTCCCGCTCTCGAGCAAGGCCCAGGCCGACCTGGACTGGCTCGAGGCCGTCCTGGCGCTGCTGCCCGAAGTGCCCTTGCTTCTCGACCTGGGCCGGGCCCGACTCCTCACCTTCTATACCGGCCTCAACTTTCAGGCCTACACCCCCGACTTTGGCCTGCCCCTCCTGGGCGGTGGCCGCTACGATGGGGCCCTGCTGCCCTATGCAGCTGGCTTTGCCCTGGGGCTCGAGCGGGTGATGGAGGCCCTGCGCCTGCCCCTTTCCGAAACCCCGCCCGAGGTGCTGGCGCTGGATCGGGCCCTGGCTCGGAGGCTGCGGGCCGAGGGTAGGCGGGTGGAACTGGCCTGGACCAACAACCTGCGCGATCTGCGCGAATACGCTCTAGAAAAGGGCATTCGCTGGCTGGCGGTGGAGGGGCAGTTGGAAGAAATACACTCTGAACGCTAA
- a CDS encoding peptidylprolyl isomerase — protein MEALPYKSDKPVTKFAKPEQVIDPAQFDYYAEIETSKGKIGIDLFEVEAPNTVNSFVFLALHRYFEGIVFHRVIPGFVAQTGDPTGTGMGGPGYQFGLEVNPRLNYDKKGVLGMARTMDPNSNGSQFFITYGPTPNLNQQYTIFGQVVEGMDVVERIAPTEGPGAGRERDKILSVKILAKRK, from the coding sequence ATGGAAGCCCTGCCCTATAAGTCTGATAAGCCCGTTACCAAGTTTGCCAAGCCCGAGCAGGTGATCGATCCGGCCCAATTCGACTATTACGCCGAAATCGAGACCAGCAAGGGCAAAATAGGCATTGACCTGTTCGAGGTCGAAGCGCCCAACACGGTCAACTCTTTTGTGTTCCTTGCCTTGCACCGGTATTTTGAGGGGATTGTGTTTCACCGGGTCATTCCGGGTTTTGTAGCCCAGACCGGCGACCCCACCGGCACCGGTATGGGTGGACCTGGTTACCAGTTTGGCCTCGAGGTCAATCCCAGGCTCAACTACGACAAAAAAGGGGTGCTGGGCATGGCCCGCACCATGGATCCAAACTCTAACGGCAGCCAGTTCTTTATCACCTATGGCCCGACCCCCAACCTCAACCAGCAGTACACCATTTTTGGCCAGGTGGTGGAGGGTATGGACGTGGTCGAGCGCATCGCCCCTACCGAAGGCCCGGGGGCCGGACGGGAGCGGGACAAGATTTTGTCGGTGAAAATCCTTGCTAAACGCAAGTAG
- a CDS encoding 2-oxo acid dehydrogenase subunit E2 — MAELKLPDLGDNVASAVVVGVLIKEGDTVEAGQPVLELETDKAVMEAPATEGGTVSKVLVKPGDEVKSGQVIALLGGAAPTTEAPKPAAPPTEVAPPAPSLPEPAGAPAPKRSTAPLPSAPVGQRRLIPAAPSVRRLAREMGINLLEVVGSGPAYRISENDLKRFAAGEAPVAAVAGPPQSVPGPALPDFSKYGPVRREAMSGIRRATVRSMTQAWSTIPLVTQFDRADITEMEALRKKIGPRAEKRGAKITMTAILLKIAAAALKQFPKFNASIDTASNEVIFKEYIHIGVAVDTPTGLLVPVVRDVDKKGVITLAAELGEIAAKARERKLTPEEMQGATFSISNLGGIGGTGFTPIVNWPEVAIMGVSRSSIEPVWNPEKATFEPRNIMPFSLSYDHRLIDGADAARFCRFVAEMLEDPFLLGFEG; from the coding sequence ATGGCAGAACTAAAACTACCCGACCTAGGTGATAACGTAGCCTCCGCTGTGGTGGTGGGGGTACTAATCAAGGAAGGCGATACCGTGGAAGCGGGGCAGCCGGTGTTGGAATTAGAAACCGACAAAGCGGTAATGGAGGCCCCGGCCACGGAAGGGGGTACGGTTTCAAAGGTACTGGTCAAACCGGGCGATGAGGTGAAAAGCGGACAGGTGATTGCCTTGCTGGGCGGGGCAGCTCCGACAACCGAAGCACCCAAGCCTGCCGCCCCTCCCACCGAAGTCGCCCCTCCTGCCCCTTCTTTGCCAGAGCCCGCCGGCGCCCCGGCTCCAAAGCGTAGCACGGCCCCTTTGCCCAGTGCCCCAGTAGGGCAGCGCAGGCTAATTCCCGCAGCCCCCAGCGTGCGGAGGTTGGCCCGCGAGATGGGCATCAACCTGCTGGAAGTGGTGGGCAGCGGCCCCGCTTATCGCATTTCGGAGAACGACCTGAAGCGCTTTGCAGCCGGCGAAGCCCCCGTTGCGGCAGTAGCCGGGCCACCTCAGAGCGTTCCAGGGCCAGCCCTGCCCGATTTCAGCAAGTATGGGCCGGTGCGCCGCGAGGCTATGTCGGGGATACGCCGGGCCACCGTGCGCAGCATGACCCAGGCCTGGAGCACCATCCCATTGGTGACCCAGTTCGACCGAGCCGATATTACCGAGATGGAGGCCCTGCGGAAAAAGATCGGGCCTCGAGCAGAAAAACGTGGGGCAAAAATTACCATGACCGCCATCCTGCTCAAGATTGCAGCGGCGGCCCTCAAACAGTTCCCCAAGTTCAACGCCTCCATTGACACCGCCAGCAACGAGGTAATCTTCAAGGAATACATTCACATCGGTGTGGCCGTGGACACCCCTACGGGTCTGTTAGTGCCGGTGGTGCGGGATGTGGACAAAAAGGGCGTGATTACCCTCGCAGCAGAGCTAGGTGAGATTGCGGCCAAGGCCCGCGAACGCAAGCTCACCCCCGAGGAGATGCAGGGCGCCACGTTCTCTATCTCCAACCTTGGCGGCATCGGCGGCACGGGCTTTACCCCCATCGTCAACTGGCCCGAAGTGGCCATTATGGGGGTTTCGCGCAGCAGCATAGAGCCCGTTTGGAACCCCGAAAAAGCCACCTTCGAGCCCAGGAACATCATGCCCTTCTCGCTTTCCTACGACCACCGCCTGATTGACGGGGCCGATGCAGCCCGCTTCTGCCGCTTTGTGGCCGAGATGCTGGAAGACCCCTTCTTGCTAGGGTTCGAGGGCTAA
- a CDS encoding diguanylate cyclase, which produces MHFTPHLRHANATFEGMMAVHPEIGLMLLAMAAGLVLWWLARAEPVWRWACLGMLAWGLEVGVRLLEQQGGLETFFKPSHALLLVAALAWTPTLRQLHPLQPPRLTLLLLPLVLAAAAGMVVALPTQYTQAIWLADLWPFLLALPLLEAALQGRAPEARLVWGLGLLLKAGGSLALGLGWPTDGFVYFAWALGFIWVGWGGYLEARDIRLDKGLLGFVLAGLLGSLVLLGLVTPSSQPLYGALLVGWGYGVLLALGAMGWVVYQRIKSAERRLELWIGLLETLSTKAQTTQHLTPQGVLQNVLDGLKPLFDNLVGLEVRSDVTFRVGRGGPYVHTFELTLEHPTEGRLFFSGPPKDERGLEALAPLLTERLRLSLTLSEWRSKAYTDPLTGLLNRRGFDRQMQRLIRLAGEQGKPITLALLDIDRFKRVNDTYGHPVGDEVLKQLAELLRKASRADDLAVRMGGEEFGLVLFGADLEDAYGVLERIRSEVRLLRIQPISWHLSISAGLAGGEIPPTMATVQRWLEQADQALYQAKQAGRDRVYPVPPASQLLEDLLEL; this is translated from the coding sequence GTGCATTTCACACCCCACTTGCGCCATGCCAATGCTACCTTCGAAGGAATGATGGCGGTGCATCCCGAAATTGGGCTCATGTTGCTGGCCATGGCCGCCGGGCTGGTGCTTTGGTGGTTGGCCAGGGCCGAGCCGGTCTGGCGCTGGGCCTGTTTGGGGATGTTGGCTTGGGGCCTCGAGGTGGGGGTAAGGCTTCTCGAGCAGCAAGGTGGCCTCGAGACCTTCTTCAAGCCCTCCCACGCCCTACTACTGGTTGCCGCCCTGGCCTGGACACCTACCCTGCGCCAGCTCCACCCGCTCCAACCGCCCCGCCTTACTTTGCTTTTGCTGCCCCTGGTGCTGGCTGCGGCGGCGGGTATGGTGGTGGCCTTGCCAACCCAGTACACGCAGGCCATCTGGCTGGCCGACCTGTGGCCCTTCCTGCTGGCTTTGCCTCTTTTAGAAGCCGCCCTGCAAGGACGGGCTCCAGAGGCCCGGTTGGTCTGGGGTCTGGGACTGTTGCTCAAGGCAGGGGGTAGCCTGGCCCTGGGGCTGGGCTGGCCTACCGACGGGTTTGTGTATTTTGCCTGGGCCTTGGGCTTCATCTGGGTCGGATGGGGTGGCTACCTCGAGGCCCGAGACATACGTCTTGACAAGGGTTTGTTGGGGTTTGTCCTGGCCGGTTTGCTGGGTAGCCTGGTGCTCTTGGGGCTTGTAACTCCAAGCTCCCAACCCCTATATGGTGCTCTACTGGTGGGGTGGGGCTATGGGGTCTTGTTGGCACTGGGTGCCATGGGTTGGGTGGTCTATCAGCGGATCAAAAGTGCCGAACGCCGGCTCGAGCTTTGGATTGGTCTGCTCGAGACCCTCTCCACCAAGGCCCAAACCACCCAACACCTCACCCCCCAGGGGGTTTTGCAGAACGTGCTGGATGGGCTTAAGCCCCTGTTCGACAATCTGGTGGGACTGGAGGTGCGTTCCGATGTGACTTTCCGGGTCGGTCGGGGTGGCCCCTACGTACATACCTTCGAACTCACCCTCGAGCACCCCACCGAGGGGCGGCTCTTCTTTTCCGGCCCCCCCAAGGACGAACGCGGGCTCGAGGCCCTGGCCCCTTTGCTTACCGAGCGCCTAAGGCTTTCGCTAACCCTTAGCGAATGGCGCAGCAAAGCCTACACCGACCCCCTCACCGGGCTTCTAAACCGCCGGGGCTTTGATCGCCAGATGCAACGCCTAATCCGCTTGGCCGGCGAACAGGGCAAACCCATCACCTTAGCCCTGCTGGACATCGACCGCTTCAAGCGGGTCAACGACACCTATGGCCACCCGGTAGGCGACGAGGTGCTCAAACAACTCGCCGAGCTGCTGCGCAAAGCCAGTCGCGCCGACGACCTGGCGGTGCGTATGGGTGGCGAGGAGTTTGGCCTGGTGCTGTTTGGGGCCGACCTCGAGGATGCCTATGGGGTGCTCGAGCGCATCCGCAGCGAGGTGCGCTTGCTACGCATCCAGCCCATTAGCTGGCATCTGAGCATCTCGGCGGGTCTGGCCGGGGGCGAAATCCCCCCTACCATGGCCACCGTGCAGCGTTGGCTCGAGCAGGCCGACCAAGCCCTGTACCAGGCCAAACAAGCGGGCCGAGACCGCGTCTACCCGGTTCCACCCGCCAGTCAGCTCCTAGAGGATTTGCTCGAGCTGTAA